In Nocardia asteroides, a single genomic region encodes these proteins:
- a CDS encoding acyl-CoA dehydrogenase family protein, with protein sequence MTAYDELLDAAFGDRVRQWTEQAERDERFPRALLEHLGAAGVFAHKWRDRKITDLGEHFALAGRLGALNSAGIGVGVSLHDSAIAVLRRFGRTDFLRDLAERAIRTEAVLCIAASEEAGGSDLQHVGTVIEPHDGGYRVAGHKKYVSLSPIADQILVVGRAPGGAEGNVALVMVPTSQVAIDTPYRKLGAGPLDTAAVTIDTWVPAEALVARAGTGLAVISWGLAHERYSVAGQIATACESMLGITHARMLDRTQFGKRLFDHQALRLRVADLRARTDLLRYALAGVAAEGKINLRTAAALKVTAANLGNEVASECLHIFGGSGYLESETPVGRWWRDMKLARVGGGTDEVLWELVAAAMQPDHERYEAMYKSQVAPA encoded by the coding sequence ATGACCGCCTACGACGAGCTGCTCGACGCGGCCTTCGGCGACCGGGTGCGGCAGTGGACCGAGCAGGCCGAGCGGGACGAGCGCTTCCCGCGCGCGCTGCTCGAGCACCTCGGCGCGGCCGGGGTCTTCGCGCACAAGTGGCGGGACCGCAAGATCACCGACCTCGGCGAGCACTTCGCGCTCGCGGGCAGGCTCGGCGCGCTGAACTCGGCGGGCATCGGCGTCGGGGTGAGCCTGCACGACTCCGCCATCGCCGTGCTGCGCCGCTTCGGCCGCACCGACTTCCTGCGCGACCTCGCCGAGCGGGCCATCCGCACCGAGGCGGTGCTCTGCATCGCGGCCTCGGAGGAGGCGGGCGGGTCGGATCTGCAGCACGTCGGCACGGTCATCGAGCCGCACGACGGCGGCTACCGGGTCGCCGGGCACAAGAAGTACGTCTCGCTCTCGCCGATCGCCGACCAGATCCTGGTGGTCGGGCGGGCGCCGGGCGGCGCGGAGGGCAATGTCGCGCTGGTCATGGTGCCGACCTCGCAGGTCGCCATCGACACCCCGTACCGCAAACTCGGCGCGGGGCCGCTGGACACCGCCGCCGTCACCATCGACACCTGGGTGCCCGCCGAGGCGCTGGTCGCCCGCGCGGGCACCGGGCTCGCGGTGATCAGCTGGGGGCTGGCGCACGAGCGCTACTCGGTGGCCGGGCAGATCGCCACCGCCTGCGAGTCGATGCTCGGCATCACCCACGCCCGCATGCTGGACCGCACCCAGTTCGGCAAGCGGCTCTTCGACCACCAGGCGCTGCGGCTGCGCGTCGCCGACCTGCGGGCCCGCACCGACCTGCTGCGCTACGCGCTGGCGGGGGTGGCCGCCGAGGGAAAGATCAACCTGCGCACCGCCGCCGCGCTCAAGGTGACCGCCGCGAACCTCGGCAACGAGGTCGCCTCCGAGTGCCTGCACATCTTCGGCGGCTCCGGCTACCTGGAGTCCGAGACCCCGGTCGGGCGCTGGTGGCGCGACATGAAGCTGGCCCGGGTCGGCGGCGGCACCGACGAGGTGCTGTGGGAACTGGTCGCCGCGGCCATGCAACCCGATCACGAACGGTACGAAGCCATGTACAAGAGTCAGGTGGCCCCGGCATGA
- a CDS encoding ABC transporter permease, with protein MTAPARASVGLLPATGTLARQKILAALRSGEVLFAVFGPIVFFVCFYGPLHRQFERAGGDYAQFITPIILLQAGIFTAITATEIAGNDARAGVHERMMSLPIPRTAPFLGRMAWVVVRMLLTLAAGLGIGHALGFRFAGALADSALFALLVVAFGLSLSMLTDAAGSVAKNAVSVATVLMIPQLILVLASTGLVPAQGFPEWARPFVRNQPMSVFTDALRGLAAGADPELTAVLAWTAGLLLAGTAAIVAAGRAQVNR; from the coding sequence GTGACAGCTCCCGCGCGCGCGTCGGTCGGGCTGCTTCCAGCGACCGGCACCCTGGCCAGGCAGAAGATCCTGGCCGCGCTGCGCTCCGGTGAGGTGCTCTTCGCCGTCTTCGGGCCGATCGTCTTCTTCGTCTGCTTCTACGGGCCGCTGCACCGCCAGTTCGAGCGCGCGGGCGGCGATTACGCGCAGTTCATCACGCCGATCATCCTGCTGCAGGCGGGGATCTTCACCGCGATCACGGCGACCGAGATCGCGGGCAACGACGCGCGGGCCGGGGTGCACGAGCGCATGATGTCGCTGCCGATCCCGCGCACCGCGCCCTTCCTCGGCCGGATGGCGTGGGTGGTGGTGCGGATGCTGCTGACCCTGGCCGCCGGGCTCGGCATCGGGCACGCGCTCGGCTTCCGGTTCGCGGGGGCGCTCGCCGACTCCGCGCTCTTCGCGCTGCTGGTGGTGGCGTTCGGGCTGTCGCTGAGCATGCTCACCGACGCGGCCGGGTCGGTGGCGAAGAACGCGGTCTCGGTGGCGACGGTGCTGATGATCCCGCAGCTGATCCTGGTGCTCGCCTCCACCGGGCTGGTTCCGGCGCAGGGCTTTCCGGAGTGGGCGCGGCCCTTCGTGCGGAACCAGCCGATGTCGGTCTTCACCGACGCGCTGCGCGGCCTCGCGGCGGGCGCCGATCCCGAGCTGACCGCCGTCCTGGCCTGGACGGCCGGGCTGCTCCTGGCCGGGACCGCGGCCATCGTCGCGGCGGGCCGAGCGCAGGTGAACCGATGA
- a CDS encoding ATP-binding cassette domain-containing protein gives MSTVPAIEISGLVKKYGEVTALGGVSFEVARGEVLGLLGPNGSGKTTTVTLLATLQRPTAGSARICGHDVVAEAARVRELVSLTGQYAALDEGLSAVENLAVFGRLTGLGGKNLKARIAELVEQFDLGTVRDRRVGALSGGMRRRVDIASALVTRPEVLFLDEPTTGLDPRSRAAVWDTVAGLREAGITVLLTTQYLEEADRLADHIVMLHRGEIVAAGTPGSLKKEAGAAVCEVTLAHRADTARVLELLGGLELVEAPEESQAHPRLVFRAPHGMATVADAIARLDGAGIEVVDIGLRQPSLDEVFLQLTEVTP, from the coding sequence GTGTCGACGGTACCGGCGATCGAAATCAGCGGTCTGGTCAAGAAATACGGCGAGGTGACGGCGCTCGGCGGCGTCTCCTTCGAGGTGGCCCGCGGGGAGGTGCTCGGGCTGCTCGGCCCCAACGGCAGCGGCAAGACCACCACGGTCACCCTGCTCGCCACCCTGCAGCGCCCGACCGCGGGCAGTGCGCGGATCTGCGGCCACGACGTGGTCGCCGAGGCCGCCCGGGTGCGCGAACTGGTCTCGCTGACCGGGCAGTACGCCGCGCTCGACGAGGGGCTGAGCGCGGTCGAGAACCTCGCCGTCTTCGGCAGGCTCACCGGGCTCGGCGGCAAGAACCTGAAGGCCAGGATCGCCGAACTGGTCGAGCAGTTCGACCTCGGCACCGTGCGCGACCGCCGGGTCGGCGCGCTCTCCGGCGGCATGCGGCGCCGGGTCGACATCGCGAGCGCGCTGGTCACCCGGCCCGAGGTGCTCTTCCTGGACGAGCCGACCACCGGACTGGACCCGCGCAGCCGCGCCGCGGTCTGGGACACCGTCGCCGGGCTGCGCGAAGCGGGCATCACCGTGCTGCTCACCACGCAGTACCTGGAGGAGGCGGACCGGCTCGCCGACCACATCGTCATGCTGCACCGCGGCGAGATCGTCGCCGCGGGCACACCGGGCAGCCTGAAGAAGGAAGCAGGCGCCGCCGTCTGCGAGGTCACGCTGGCGCACCGCGCCGACACCGCGCGGGTGCTGGAGCTGCTCGGCGGGCTGGAGCTGGTCGAGGCGCCGGAGGAGAGCCAGGCGCACCCGCGGCTGGTGTTCCGGGCGCCGCACGGCATGGCCACCGTCGCCGACGCCATCGCGCGGCTGGACGGCGCTGGTATCGAGGTCGTCGACATCGGGCTCCGCCAGCCCTCGCTGGACGAGGTGTTCCTGCAGCTCACCGAGGTGACGCCGTGA
- a CDS encoding ABC transporter permease has translation MTTTWQERRAVPLGAQSLVQAGALLRTWSRDPGIVVQSLVFPAFMLLMFQLVLGETVTTMGGGDSVYGNTGLVALVGALFGTLATAITLIHERDTGLLARMWTLPVPRAGFIAGRLLAEAVRAGLATLVLFAVAVPLGFRFEHGPLAGIGAVLVPMIFGVGIAVPVLALATLASGKGAVQQLGGLFLLLLFFNGGFAPVDQYWGWIQPFVRHQPMTPAIDAVRGLTEGGPVLAPLLTTVLWTVGLIAVFGPIAVRGYRRAAEQR, from the coding sequence ATGACCACCACCTGGCAGGAGCGGCGCGCGGTGCCGCTCGGCGCGCAGTCGCTGGTGCAGGCGGGCGCGCTGCTGCGCACCTGGTCGCGCGATCCGGGGATCGTGGTGCAGTCGCTGGTCTTCCCGGCGTTCATGCTGCTGATGTTCCAGCTGGTGCTCGGCGAGACCGTGACCACCATGGGCGGCGGCGACAGCGTCTACGGCAACACCGGGCTGGTCGCGCTGGTCGGCGCGCTCTTCGGCACGCTCGCCACCGCCATCACGCTCATCCACGAGCGCGACACCGGGCTGCTCGCCCGCATGTGGACGCTGCCGGTGCCGCGGGCCGGGTTCATCGCGGGCAGGTTGCTCGCCGAGGCGGTGCGCGCCGGGCTCGCCACCCTCGTGCTCTTCGCGGTCGCGGTGCCGCTCGGGTTCCGCTTCGAACACGGGCCGCTCGCCGGCATCGGCGCGGTGCTGGTTCCGATGATCTTCGGGGTCGGCATCGCGGTCCCCGTGCTCGCGCTCGCCACCCTCGCCTCCGGCAAGGGCGCGGTGCAGCAACTCGGCGGCCTCTTCCTGCTGCTGCTCTTCTTCAACGGCGGCTTCGCCCCGGTGGACCAGTACTGGGGCTGGATCCAGCCCTTCGTCCGGCACCAGCCCATGACGCCCGCCATCGATGCCGTCCGCGGGCTCACCGAGGGTGGGCCGGTCCTCGCCCCCCTGCTCACCACGGTGCTGTGGACGGTCGGGTTGATCGCGGTGTTCGGGCCGATCGCGGTGCGCGGGTATCGACGGGCGGCGGAGCAGCGGTAG
- a CDS encoding DUF1707 SHOCT-like domain-containing protein, translating to MTDGDDIRLSDEERLHALNVLGEHYAAGRLDGDEFYERSGAVAAGRTVGALREPFRGLPGGVPLREEGGSIRRVGDAVPQPLTKQEESSPAAELESLRHRGKVVETVDGVILGLTLLVFLVLQFAVDWSWAWLVWPSLAVTLSVSRLLYHFGDEDEKMYKELKKADAKSRRKRLEQAGVRIRELEDKRDES from the coding sequence ATGACCGACGGTGACGACATCCGGCTCAGCGACGAGGAGCGGCTGCACGCGCTGAACGTCCTCGGCGAGCACTACGCGGCGGGCAGGCTGGACGGCGACGAGTTCTACGAGCGCTCCGGCGCGGTCGCCGCGGGCCGGACCGTCGGCGCGCTGCGCGAGCCGTTCCGCGGGCTGCCCGGCGGCGTGCCGCTGCGCGAGGAGGGCGGGTCGATCCGGCGGGTCGGCGACGCGGTGCCGCAGCCGCTCACGAAGCAGGAGGAGAGCTCGCCCGCGGCCGAGCTGGAGTCGCTGCGGCACCGCGGCAAGGTGGTGGAGACGGTCGACGGGGTGATCCTCGGGCTCACCCTGCTGGTGTTCCTGGTGCTGCAGTTCGCCGTCGACTGGAGCTGGGCGTGGCTGGTCTGGCCGTCGCTGGCGGTGACGCTCTCGGTGTCCCGGCTGCTCTACCACTTCGGGGACGAGGACGAGAAGATGTACAAGGAGCTCAAGAAGGCCGACGCCAAGTCCCGGCGCAAGCGGCTGGAGCAGGCCGGGGTGCGGATCCGCGAACTCGAGGACAAAAGGGACGAATCATAG
- a CDS encoding wax ester/triacylglycerol synthase domain-containing protein, protein MNSPVQLAPADFTYLHLDTARSPMHWAMVLELAPGPRLHIDEVRARVRERVRLFDIFRLGVRNGRWRRAEAVLTDRVDIDRQVTAAEYRDAADLHRRLAALHESALPRPDPFWHITLFTPADGGVQYVLLRVHHALSDGIAGAAFAALLADGTPADLTEFERFATSPRYRIAGIEPEVLKESKTAFEDQWKAGRAGRSWPKLSRSGRREVALTSASTRELRRAARNHGASVHEFLLAAIGRTLSLAPPRGTGSEVLRVTLPVTHDQAFRHTGNAVLVSLLNLLGSEPDIGRQLERARAELAFVAAKRPELSLAATDDAPKIPWPVHRAIANASMRRMSPDIHIGINPGFSKVRAVLGNPIATLTPISPLVGYSFSVTSLILGGRTSFGIVTDPAALADGYAATFAENFDRVLREAAVQEGANR, encoded by the coding sequence ATGAACAGTCCCGTCCAGCTCGCCCCGGCCGACTTCACCTACCTGCACCTGGACACCGCGCGCAGCCCCATGCACTGGGCCATGGTGCTGGAGCTGGCGCCGGGCCCGCGGCTGCACATCGACGAGGTGCGCGCCCGGGTGCGCGAGCGGGTGCGGCTCTTCGACATCTTCCGGCTCGGTGTCCGCAACGGCCGCTGGCGCCGCGCCGAAGCGGTGCTCACCGACCGGGTCGACATCGACCGGCAGGTCACCGCCGCCGAGTACCGCGACGCCGCCGACCTGCACCGGCGGCTCGCCGCGCTGCACGAGAGCGCGCTCCCGCGCCCGGATCCCTTCTGGCACATCACGCTCTTCACCCCCGCCGACGGCGGCGTGCAGTACGTGCTGCTGCGGGTGCACCACGCGCTCTCCGACGGCATCGCGGGCGCCGCCTTCGCCGCGCTGCTCGCCGACGGCACCCCCGCCGACCTCACCGAGTTCGAGCGCTTCGCCACCTCCCCGCGCTACCGGATCGCCGGGATCGAGCCGGAGGTGCTGAAGGAGTCGAAGACCGCCTTCGAGGACCAGTGGAAGGCGGGCAGGGCCGGGCGGTCCTGGCCGAAGCTGAGCCGCTCCGGCCGCAGGGAGGTCGCGCTGACCAGCGCCTCCACCCGCGAGCTGCGCCGCGCCGCGCGCAACCACGGCGCCTCGGTGCACGAATTCCTGCTCGCCGCCATCGGCCGCACCCTGAGCCTCGCGCCGCCGCGCGGGACCGGCTCCGAGGTGCTGCGGGTGACGCTGCCGGTCACGCACGACCAGGCGTTCCGGCACACCGGCAATGCCGTGCTGGTCTCGCTGCTCAACCTGCTCGGCTCCGAGCCCGATATCGGCCGTCAGCTGGAGCGGGCCCGCGCCGAGCTGGCTTTCGTCGCGGCCAAGCGCCCCGAGCTGTCGCTGGCCGCCACCGACGACGCGCCGAAGATCCCGTGGCCGGTGCACCGGGCCATCGCCAACGCCTCCATGCGGCGGATGAGCCCGGACATCCACATCGGCATCAACCCCGGCTTCTCCAAGGTCCGCGCGGTGCTCGGAAACCCGATCGCCACGCTGACCCCGATCTCCCCGCTGGTCGGCTACTCCTTCTCGGTGACGAGCCTGATCCTCGGCGGCCGCACCTCGTTCGGCATCGTCACCGACCCCGCGGCGCTGGCCGACGGCTACGCCGCGACCTTCGCCGAGAACTTCGACCGCGTGCTGCGCGAGGCAGCCGTGCAGGAAGGCGCGAACCGATGA
- a CDS encoding helix-turn-helix transcriptional regulator, which translates to MNDPSARLLRLLGLLQTPRDWPGTELAGRLGVSARTVRRDIERLRGLGYPVHATQGSVGYRLAAGATVPPLLLDDEEALAVAVGLRTVTGGTVSGIEEASLRALAKLEQVLPSRLRHRLTAMQRSMVRVSGAGPRVDPNVLIAISEATHRRERLRFDYRDRGGAATIRDVEPEAVVNFSRHWYLVAFDVDRADWRSFRVDRLHPRTPTGPRFTPRELPGGDVVAYLSRQLSVAAWPYRATVTLHASAEHLADRVWPGMGTLEAVDDTRCLLHLGADSPWALAWMLTAVDVDFTVGGPPELVDAVHALGDRCLAAIADQDRH; encoded by the coding sequence GTGAACGATCCATCGGCCCGCCTGCTGCGGCTGCTCGGCCTGCTGCAGACCCCGCGCGACTGGCCGGGCACCGAACTGGCGGGCCGGCTCGGCGTCAGCGCGCGCACGGTGCGCCGCGACATCGAGCGGCTGCGCGGGCTCGGCTACCCGGTGCACGCCACCCAGGGCAGCGTCGGCTACCGGCTCGCGGCGGGCGCGACGGTGCCGCCGCTGCTGCTCGACGACGAGGAGGCGCTGGCCGTCGCGGTGGGGCTGCGCACCGTCACCGGCGGCACGGTGAGCGGGATCGAGGAGGCCTCGCTGCGCGCGCTGGCCAAGCTGGAGCAGGTGCTCCCCTCCCGGCTCCGGCACCGGCTGACGGCCATGCAGCGCAGCATGGTCCGGGTGAGCGGGGCCGGGCCGCGGGTCGACCCGAACGTCCTGATCGCCATCTCCGAGGCGACGCACCGCCGCGAACGGCTGCGCTTCGACTACCGCGACCGCGGGGGCGCGGCCACCATCCGCGACGTCGAGCCGGAGGCGGTGGTGAACTTCAGCAGGCACTGGTACCTGGTCGCCTTCGACGTGGACCGCGCGGACTGGCGCTCCTTCCGGGTGGACCGCCTGCACCCGCGCACCCCGACCGGGCCCCGCTTCACCCCGCGCGAGCTGCCCGGCGGCGATGTGGTGGCGTACCTGTCGCGGCAGCTCTCCGTCGCCGCGTGGCCGTACCGGGCGACCGTCACCCTGCACGCCTCCGCCGAGCACCTCGCCGACCGGGTGTGGCCGGGCATGGGCACGCTGGAAGCGGTCGACGACACCCGCTGCCTGCTGCATCTCGGCGCCGACTCGCCGTGGGCGCTCGCCTGGATGCTCACCGCGGTGGACGTCGACTTCACCGTCGGCGGCCCGCCGGAGCTGGTGGACGCGGTGCACGCGCTCGGCGACCGGTGCCTAGCGGCGATCGCCGACCAGGACCGGCACTGA
- a CDS encoding long-chain-fatty-acid--CoA ligase, giving the protein MSRLTDILFGQPPSEISGLWSGDGADALTYRSWAQIQDAARRAATGLAEAGVGPGSSVTILAGDAADVAVLVQATWLRGAAFTMLHQPTPRTDLVKWLEDTRAVVRMLDAAVVAVGAPFTDVVRELDLGAPIVVVEELTANATPAEPVLTVGDDLCILQLTSGTTGVPKAVAISGGNIMQNQVAMADAAGFRSGDVVVSWLPLYHDMGMIGMLLTPMLARATTVITNPLAFLKNPLSWAELIGRFGGHVTAAPNFAYSVLARRLRRAPDGAYDLSSLRVAVNGAEVVDRATLDEFIAEATRFGLRPEALMPAYGMAETTLAVTFTRMREHFAVDVVDGAQAERTGAVVRDGIEQPRTLVRLGPPVPGIELRVVDERGAVLPADRIGTILVRGAAVTKRYLGPDGYVDAQDADGWLDTGDLGYLTGAGEAVVTGRKKDVIIVAGRNIAPTVVEHAASGIAGVRPGSIAALGIRLPSMAREGIAVIAESESAGDTDESERIRREVARAVHDEVGIAPAVVVVVQKGALPKTPSGKLRRSSAASLIPG; this is encoded by the coding sequence ATGAGCAGGCTCACCGACATCCTCTTCGGGCAGCCGCCCTCGGAGATCTCCGGGCTGTGGAGCGGCGACGGCGCCGACGCCCTCACCTACCGCAGCTGGGCGCAGATCCAGGACGCGGCCCGCCGCGCGGCCACCGGGCTCGCCGAAGCCGGGGTCGGGCCGGGCAGCTCGGTGACGATCCTGGCGGGCGACGCCGCCGATGTCGCGGTGCTGGTGCAGGCCACCTGGCTGCGCGGCGCCGCCTTCACCATGCTGCACCAGCCGACCCCGCGCACCGACCTGGTGAAGTGGCTCGAAGACACCCGCGCCGTGGTGCGGATGCTGGACGCCGCCGTCGTCGCGGTCGGCGCGCCCTTCACCGACGTGGTGCGCGAGCTCGACTTGGGCGCGCCGATCGTGGTCGTCGAGGAACTCACCGCGAACGCGACCCCGGCCGAGCCGGTGCTCACCGTCGGCGACGACCTCTGCATCCTGCAGCTCACCTCGGGCACCACCGGCGTGCCGAAGGCGGTCGCCATCTCCGGCGGCAACATCATGCAGAACCAGGTCGCCATGGCCGACGCCGCCGGATTCCGCTCCGGCGACGTCGTGGTGAGCTGGCTGCCGCTCTACCACGACATGGGCATGATCGGGATGCTGCTCACCCCCATGCTGGCGCGGGCCACCACCGTCATCACCAACCCGCTGGCCTTCCTGAAGAACCCGCTCTCCTGGGCCGAGCTGATCGGGCGCTTCGGCGGGCACGTCACCGCCGCGCCGAACTTCGCCTACTCGGTGCTCGCGCGGCGGCTGCGCCGGGCACCCGACGGCGCCTACGACCTCTCCTCGCTGCGCGTCGCGGTGAACGGGGCCGAGGTGGTCGACCGGGCCACGCTGGACGAGTTCATCGCCGAGGCAACGCGATTCGGGCTGCGGCCGGAGGCGCTCATGCCCGCCTACGGGATGGCGGAGACCACGCTCGCGGTCACCTTCACCAGGATGCGCGAGCACTTCGCCGTCGACGTGGTGGACGGGGCGCAGGCCGAGCGCACCGGCGCCGTTGTCCGGGACGGGATCGAGCAGCCGCGCACCCTGGTGCGGCTCGGGCCGCCGGTGCCAGGCATCGAGCTGCGCGTCGTCGACGAGCGGGGCGCGGTGCTGCCCGCCGACCGGATCGGCACCATCCTGGTCCGCGGCGCCGCCGTCACCAAGCGCTACCTCGGCCCCGACGGCTACGTCGACGCCCAGGACGCCGACGGCTGGCTCGACACCGGCGACCTCGGCTACCTCACCGGTGCCGGCGAGGCCGTCGTCACCGGGCGGAAGAAGGACGTCATCATCGTCGCCGGCCGCAATATCGCGCCCACCGTGGTCGAGCACGCCGCCTCCGGGATCGCGGGCGTGCGCCCGGGCAGCATCGCCGCGCTCGGCATCCGGCTGCCGAGCATGGCGCGCGAGGGGATCGCGGTGATCGCCGAATCCGAGTCGGCCGGGGACACCGACGAGAGCGAGCGGATCCGCCGCGAGGTGGCGCGCGCGGTGCACGACGAGGTCGGGATCGCGCCCGCGGTCGTTGTCGTCGTGCAGAAGGGGGCGCTGCCCAAGACGCCGTCCGGGAAGTTGCGGCGGTCGTCGGCGGCGAGCCTCATCCCCGGCTGA